Proteins encoded by one window of Tunturibacter psychrotolerans:
- a CDS encoding SIS domain-containing protein: protein MQTAYTLATQIEERLLLRNEILESFFSQQARVLAVACREMSERFLSGGRLLAFGRGPYSTDAQHVSVEFVHPVIVGKRALPALDLSALIRPWMDSILHAEDIVMGFGPPEGDPEVWAALESAHSRGAMTFALPGPSGTYALETVTEDPFIHQELVEIFYHTLWETVHVFLEHRELGQDVGQAEFLYPFLGQKKQETSAIVEDVAASIKMKVHDDTLLRTRLAREESEQIGAAALAIRGRLSRGGKLILFGNGGSATDANDWAMDCVLPPAGYQTVPAISLSMEPANITALANDVGVEVIFLRQLLAHAKPQDVAIGISTSGGSRNIVMALEEARKRGLLTVALLGNDGGEVYRRNLADHPIIVRSDYIPRIQEVQASAYHVLRETLEALNHGDS from the coding sequence CAGATTGAAGAGCGCTTACTGCTGCGCAACGAAATACTGGAGAGCTTCTTCTCTCAGCAAGCCCGTGTCCTTGCTGTGGCCTGCCGCGAGATGTCGGAGCGCTTCTTAAGTGGTGGGCGGTTGCTTGCCTTTGGACGTGGTCCGTATTCGACCGACGCCCAGCACGTCTCCGTGGAGTTCGTGCATCCGGTGATCGTTGGCAAACGCGCTCTTCCTGCGCTCGATCTGTCGGCGCTCATACGTCCGTGGATGGATTCCATTCTTCACGCTGAAGATATTGTGATGGGATTTGGTCCGCCGGAAGGTGATCCTGAGGTGTGGGCGGCTTTGGAATCGGCTCATTCACGAGGGGCGATGACCTTCGCGCTGCCAGGGCCAAGCGGGACCTACGCGCTTGAGACGGTGACTGAAGATCCTTTTATTCATCAGGAGCTTGTCGAGATCTTCTATCACACGCTATGGGAGACGGTGCACGTCTTTTTGGAACACCGCGAACTCGGTCAGGATGTGGGTCAAGCGGAGTTCCTCTATCCTTTTCTCGGTCAGAAAAAACAGGAAACAAGCGCCATCGTGGAGGATGTCGCTGCTTCGATAAAAATGAAGGTGCACGATGACACCTTGTTGCGGACTCGCCTTGCCAGAGAAGAATCCGAACAGATTGGCGCGGCGGCCTTAGCCATACGAGGGCGCCTGTCTCGTGGAGGCAAGTTGATTCTCTTCGGTAACGGCGGTTCTGCAACCGATGCCAACGATTGGGCGATGGATTGTGTCCTTCCTCCTGCCGGGTACCAGACTGTCCCGGCAATCTCCCTTTCCATGGAGCCAGCTAACATAACTGCGCTGGCCAACGATGTGGGCGTTGAGGTTATCTTCTTGCGGCAACTTCTTGCGCATGCGAAGCCGCAAGATGTGGCGATCGGAATCTCCACTAGCGGCGGTTCCCGCAACATTGTGATGGCTTTGGAAGAAGCGCGAAAGCGAGGCCTGCTGACAGTCGCTCTTTTGGGCAACGACGGTGGAGAGGTTTATCGTCGGAACCTTGCAGATCATCCCATCATTGTTCGGAGCGACTATATTCCGCGCATACAAGAGGTGCAGGCGTCCGCATATCATGTGCTGCGCGAGACATTGGAGGCGTTAAACCATGGCGACTCTTGA
- a CDS encoding glutaredoxin: MATLELYGSARCPYTQELREWLEWTRRDFIEYDVDADPEARARMNALGGSVRTVPVLVEDGKVIQVGWQGRGCVVGSD; the protein is encoded by the coding sequence ATGGCGACTCTTGAACTTTATGGAAGTGCTCGGTGTCCCTACACTCAGGAGTTGCGAGAGTGGCTGGAGTGGACCAGGCGAGACTTCATAGAGTACGACGTGGATGCCGATCCTGAGGCGAGGGCTCGGATGAATGCTCTCGGCGGCAGTGTACGTACGGTCCCTGTGCTGGTGGAAGACGGCAAAGTGATACAGGTGGGGTGGCAAGGCAGAGGCTGCGTCGTGGGGTCAGACTAG
- the hypF gene encoding carbamoyltransferase HypF: MANACSIRVRGVVQGVGFRPFVYRLARANTLTGWVLNGDQGVEIHLEGAEDDMEAFVEQMQSKRPSASTISEVEVTPALSEGLNEFTIRESHHIAALTVQISSDLPVCEDCLKECFNPSDPRYRYPYINCTNCGPRYSVILALPYDRANTTMTDWPMDAYCDSEYRDPLNRRFHAQPVACSACGPNFILRLNGVDAADGWDAIRKTAELLWEGSIVAIKGLGGYHLACDARNPMATVALRTRKFRKEKPFALMVRDVEVASRLVLLTSESEIVLTSLARPILLAQARLELEGVAPNNRDLGVMLPSTPLHHLLFAAGAPEALVMTSANRSNEPIAYEDADALKRLSGIADAFLIGERPIARRVDDSIARVGAFGLLVLRRSRGYAPGRVAKLPTKRPVLALGADLKNTITLVVDGNAFVSQHIGDLSHYQAFQAFTKTIEDLISMYDIDTSDLLLAHDCHPQYASTKHAAALPAYETRAIQHHRAHLASVLAERGEWEKSIVGVSFDGTGFGDDGSIWGGEIFVGSLEGGFERTSHLRSAALPGGDGAAQYPMQAASGFLAQIGDLPDLTRPPFNFTSRYEDAMQLIRREVRTFSTTSVGRLFDAAAALLGFVRESTFEGQAAIWLEQLARDSSNLDAYPFPLTDDGLDFRPLLNAVVRDRLRGRTVPEVARAFQHGVAEGTAEVVVRLCHSRSIDTVVLSGGVFQNELLLEDLQSLLEPLHLEIWTNHDVPPNDGGISLGQAALAAFGNFNDAERNISEGVAHA, encoded by the coding sequence ATGGCGAATGCCTGCTCAATTCGTGTGCGCGGCGTGGTGCAGGGAGTCGGCTTTCGCCCCTTTGTGTATCGTCTCGCGCGCGCCAACACACTAACCGGGTGGGTGCTCAATGGCGACCAGGGGGTGGAGATTCATCTCGAAGGCGCTGAAGATGACATGGAGGCGTTTGTTGAGCAAATGCAGAGCAAACGTCCATCCGCGTCGACGATCTCCGAAGTCGAGGTCACGCCGGCGCTATCTGAAGGGTTGAACGAATTCACCATTCGAGAAAGCCATCACATCGCTGCCCTTACTGTTCAAATCTCCTCCGATTTGCCTGTCTGCGAAGACTGCCTGAAGGAATGTTTTAACCCATCCGATCCGCGTTACAGATACCCATACATCAACTGCACCAATTGTGGCCCGCGCTATAGTGTCATTCTCGCGCTGCCGTATGACCGGGCAAATACGACAATGACAGACTGGCCGATGGACGCATACTGCGACTCGGAGTACCGCGACCCGCTCAATAGAAGATTTCACGCGCAGCCAGTGGCGTGTTCAGCTTGTGGGCCGAATTTCATACTCCGCCTGAATGGAGTCGACGCGGCGGATGGCTGGGATGCAATCCGGAAGACGGCTGAGCTTCTCTGGGAGGGGAGTATCGTCGCTATAAAGGGACTAGGCGGATATCATCTGGCCTGCGATGCGCGGAACCCCATGGCGACTGTCGCGCTTCGCACTAGGAAGTTCCGTAAGGAAAAGCCGTTCGCCCTGATGGTGAGAGACGTCGAGGTAGCGAGCAGGTTGGTTCTTCTCACCTCTGAGTCCGAGATTGTTCTTACTTCCTTAGCTCGTCCAATTTTGCTGGCACAGGCTCGGCTTGAGCTCGAAGGCGTTGCACCCAACAATCGAGACCTGGGTGTGATGCTGCCCTCGACACCCCTTCACCATCTGCTCTTTGCCGCTGGCGCGCCAGAGGCGCTTGTCATGACGAGTGCCAATCGCTCGAACGAGCCAATTGCCTATGAGGATGCGGACGCATTGAAGCGGCTCTCTGGAATCGCAGATGCATTTCTAATCGGAGAACGCCCAATTGCGCGTCGGGTGGACGACTCAATAGCTCGCGTAGGAGCATTCGGTCTGTTGGTTCTTCGCCGGTCGCGTGGATATGCACCCGGTAGAGTGGCGAAACTTCCAACAAAGCGCCCCGTGTTGGCTTTGGGAGCGGACCTCAAGAACACGATTACGCTTGTCGTGGACGGTAACGCGTTTGTAAGCCAGCACATTGGTGACCTCTCGCACTATCAGGCCTTCCAGGCCTTCACGAAGACGATTGAAGACCTTATCTCGATGTACGATATCGACACCAGCGATCTGCTTTTGGCGCACGATTGCCACCCTCAATATGCTTCGACTAAGCATGCCGCTGCGCTGCCGGCCTATGAAACACGGGCGATACAGCATCATCGCGCCCATTTAGCTTCCGTTCTCGCAGAACGCGGCGAGTGGGAAAAGAGTATTGTTGGGGTCAGCTTCGATGGAACCGGCTTCGGTGATGATGGAAGTATCTGGGGCGGCGAGATATTCGTAGGGAGTCTTGAAGGAGGTTTTGAACGCACGAGCCATTTGCGCAGCGCGGCTCTCCCAGGGGGCGATGGCGCCGCGCAATATCCAATGCAGGCAGCATCCGGCTTTCTTGCGCAGATCGGAGACCTGCCCGATCTCACGCGTCCGCCCTTCAACTTTACTTCGCGCTACGAGGATGCGATGCAACTGATCCGACGCGAGGTACGCACCTTTTCGACGACGTCGGTCGGCAGGCTCTTCGATGCTGCGGCTGCGCTGTTGGGTTTCGTGAGGGAGAGCACGTTTGAAGGTCAGGCTGCCATTTGGCTGGAACAACTGGCGCGTGACTCCTCGAATCTGGACGCCTACCCTTTTCCGCTGACTGACGACGGCCTTGATTTCCGACCCCTTCTGAATGCGGTTGTGCGTGATCGACTGCGCGGCCGCACGGTACCCGAAGTCGCGCGCGCCTTTCAACATGGCGTCGCCGAAGGAACGGCCGAGGTCGTTGTGCGGCTTTGCCATAGCCGTTCGATTGATACTGTCGTGCTCTCGGGAGGAGTCTTCCAGAACGAATTGCTACTGGAAGACCTACAATCGCTCCTCGAACCTCTCCATCTTGAGATCTGGACCAACCATGACGTGCCTCCTAATGACGGAGGAATCAGTCTTGGGCAGGCCGCACTGGCCGCATTCGGCAACTTCAATGATGCTGAGCGAAACATCTCTGAAGGAGTCGCCCATGCATGA
- a CDS encoding hydrogenase maturation nickel metallochaperone HypA: protein MHELSIAMSIVDMAQEEAERRKVHIGAVHLELGALSGVVKEALLFSYKVACDGTPLEGSRLVVKDVPIEVYCPVCKVPRILASMQWFCCPDCGTQTPEVIHGKELVITALELKQ, encoded by the coding sequence ATGCATGAACTTTCGATTGCGATGAGCATTGTGGATATGGCGCAGGAAGAGGCAGAGCGGCGAAAGGTTCATATCGGTGCTGTCCATCTCGAGCTCGGAGCTCTTTCGGGCGTGGTGAAAGAGGCCCTTTTGTTCTCTTACAAAGTAGCTTGCGATGGAACACCGCTTGAGGGCTCGCGCCTTGTGGTGAAGGATGTGCCTATAGAGGTTTACTGTCCGGTGTGCAAAGTGCCAAGGATACTGGCCTCGATGCAGTGGTTTTGTTGTCCTGACTGCGGCACGCAAACACCTGAAGTAATTCATGGGAAAGAGCTTGTTATCACTGCTCTGGAGCTCAAACAATGA
- the hypB gene encoding hydrogenase nickel incorporation protein HypB: MNSEPRLLEVRKNVLKQNDIVARALRDRFRAQGTFVVSLVSSPGAGKTTFLEKTLTLLKPHCRVAALVGDLATENDALRLARSGAPVRQITTGTLCHLEAAMVEHALEDWRLGQLDLLFIENVGNLVCPASYDLGEDLRLVLLSVTEGEDKPLKYPTIFNSADAAVITKVDLATAVEFDELAANANIQAVRPGMNIFKVSAKTNEGMDGFLQFLAQARERSLQKTPA, translated from the coding sequence ATGAATTCTGAACCGCGTCTGCTAGAAGTTCGGAAGAACGTTCTTAAACAAAATGACATAGTTGCGCGCGCCCTGCGAGACAGATTTCGTGCCCAAGGAACATTTGTCGTGAGTCTCGTCTCAAGTCCCGGCGCGGGCAAGACTACCTTTCTCGAAAAGACTTTGACACTGCTCAAGCCGCATTGTCGTGTAGCTGCTCTGGTCGGAGACCTGGCGACGGAGAATGATGCGCTGCGGCTGGCGCGCAGTGGGGCGCCGGTTAGGCAAATCACGACCGGAACGCTCTGCCACCTAGAGGCGGCCATGGTCGAACATGCGTTGGAGGACTGGCGTCTTGGCCAACTCGATCTTCTCTTCATAGAAAACGTGGGCAACCTGGTTTGCCCCGCATCCTATGACCTGGGGGAAGATCTCCGCCTTGTGCTACTTTCCGTAACGGAAGGCGAGGACAAGCCGCTTAAATACCCAACCATCTTCAATAGCGCTGATGCAGCGGTGATCACTAAGGTCGACCTGGCAACCGCAGTCGAGTTCGACGAACTGGCGGCGAACGCAAACATCCAGGCGGTACGCCCCGGGATGAATATCTTCAAAGTCTCGGCGAAGACGAATGAGGGAATGGACGGATTCTTGCAATTCCTTGCGCAGGCGCGGGAGCGAAGTCTACAAAAGACCCCCGCGTAG
- a CDS encoding DUF6893 family small protein, with the protein MHRSKQYDEVIDMMKLIAAAAGIGAIVVMILIAPDISRYMRIRSM; encoded by the coding sequence ATGCATCGAAGCAAACAGTATGACGAGGTGATCGACATGATGAAACTTATAGCTGCTGCTGCGGGAATCGGAGCAATCGTGGTGATGATTTTGATTGCTCCCGACATCTCCCGCTATATGAGAATCCGGTCCATGTGA
- a CDS encoding acyl-CoA desaturase codes for MATVAARLQKTDTPELVVVQAESNEFNWVFFAVIAAFHLGALAALFFFRWSSVAIFLGMWLLGQNVGIAISYHRQLTHRSFTTPKWLEYAMAICGTMALQGSPTYWVAVHRMHHQYTDKPGDPHSPRDGKWWSHMGWILRGSIHSETTRLSQYAPDLERDRFYRWLAVWHWIPITLTGIALLSVGTTLGGWRMGVSWLLWGVFLRITIGFHTTWLVNSATHLWGSRRFKTRDDSTNSWWVALLTGGEGWHNNHHAHPVSANHGMAWWELDFNYWGIKLLSLVGLAKSVKVTRLSATPSRLKQSPLE; via the coding sequence ATGGCGACTGTTGCAGCAAGACTACAAAAAACTGATACACCCGAACTCGTCGTGGTCCAGGCTGAGTCGAACGAGTTCAACTGGGTATTTTTTGCTGTTATCGCAGCGTTTCACCTGGGGGCTCTGGCGGCGTTGTTTTTCTTCCGTTGGTCTTCGGTCGCCATATTCCTCGGGATGTGGCTGCTCGGTCAGAACGTGGGGATTGCAATCAGCTATCACCGCCAGCTCACGCATCGCAGTTTCACCACGCCTAAATGGTTGGAGTATGCCATGGCGATCTGTGGAACCATGGCGCTGCAGGGCAGTCCTACCTACTGGGTCGCCGTGCATCGCATGCATCATCAGTACACTGACAAGCCTGGCGATCCGCATTCTCCCCGCGATGGTAAGTGGTGGTCCCATATGGGTTGGATCCTTCGCGGTTCAATTCATAGCGAAACGACCAGGCTTTCCCAATACGCTCCAGATCTGGAACGCGACCGTTTCTATCGCTGGCTGGCTGTGTGGCACTGGATTCCGATCACCCTGACCGGCATCGCTTTGCTCAGTGTGGGCACGACTCTCGGCGGGTGGAGAATGGGGGTCTCGTGGCTGCTCTGGGGCGTGTTTTTGAGGATTACCATCGGCTTCCACACGACGTGGCTGGTCAATTCAGCAACTCATCTTTGGGGTTCACGCCGCTTCAAGACGCGCGACGACTCAACCAATAGCTGGTGGGTTGCGTTGTTGACAGGGGGCGAAGGTTGGCACAACAATCACCACGCTCATCCCGTATCTGCGAACCACGGGATGGCCTGGTGGGAGTTGGATTTCAACTACTGGGGTATCAAACTGCTGTCCTTGGTTGGGCTGGCGAAGAGCGTGAAAGTGACCCGCCTCTCCGCGACACCTTCACGTCTGAAACAGTCGCCACTCGAGTAA
- a CDS encoding SDR family NAD(P)-dependent oxidoreductase: MGKLDGKVAVITAATSGMALATAKLFVKEGAYVFITGRRQDKLDEAVKAIGKNVTGVQGDAANLADLDRLYETVKTEKGKIDVLFASAGQGEFAKIGEVTEEHFDKTFDLNVRGTLFTVQKALPLFTDGGSIFLNGSIASIKGIPAFGVYSASKAAVRSFARTWLNDLKDRKIRVNVLSPGTIDTPILDPLGPDAKEYFKTLVPRGEIGRPEEIATVALFLASDDSSFVNGIELFVDGGTAQI; the protein is encoded by the coding sequence ATGGGTAAGTTAGATGGAAAAGTAGCAGTCATCACAGCGGCTACGTCAGGCATGGCGTTAGCCACGGCAAAACTCTTCGTCAAAGAGGGCGCATATGTCTTCATCACCGGCCGCCGCCAGGACAAGCTCGATGAAGCAGTCAAGGCAATCGGCAAGAACGTGACTGGTGTCCAGGGCGACGCAGCAAACCTTGCCGACCTCGACCGCCTGTACGAGACGGTCAAGACGGAGAAAGGAAAGATCGACGTACTCTTCGCGAGCGCAGGCCAGGGAGAGTTCGCCAAGATCGGCGAAGTCACTGAAGAGCACTTCGATAAGACCTTCGATCTAAACGTGCGTGGCACACTCTTCACTGTGCAGAAGGCTCTTCCGCTGTTTACCGATGGCGGTTCCATCTTCTTGAACGGCTCTATCGCCAGCATCAAGGGCATCCCGGCCTTCGGCGTCTACAGCGCCAGCAAAGCCGCGGTACGCTCTTTCGCTCGAACCTGGCTCAATGACCTCAAGGATCGTAAGATTCGCGTCAACGTCCTCAGCCCAGGGACGATCGACACTCCAATCCTCGATCCTCTTGGGCCCGACGCGAAAGAGTACTTTAAGACGCTCGTCCCACGCGGTGAAATCGGTCGCCCGGAAGAGATCGCCACCGTAGCGCTCTTTCTTGCTTCTGACGATTCAAGTTTCGTCAACGGCATCGAACTGTTCGTAGATGGCGGAACAGCACAGATCTGA
- a CDS encoding glucose 1-dehydrogenase, with protein MSKLKGKVAVVTGASKGIGAAIAKSLAAEGASVVVNYASSKSGADTVVAAITAAGGKAVAVGGDVSKSVEAQGIIDAAIKNYGRLDILVNNSGVYEFSAIEDVTEEQFHKIFNINVLGVLLTTRAAVKHFGEGASVINIGSGVSSLTPPNSAVYTGTKGALDAITGVLAKELGARKIRVNSVNPGIVDTEGTQTAGFIGSDFEKALVAQTPLGRAGRVDDIASVVTFFASDDAKWITGERVITGGGLR; from the coding sequence ATGAGCAAGCTAAAAGGTAAAGTAGCAGTCGTCACAGGCGCATCCAAGGGTATCGGAGCCGCAATCGCCAAATCGCTCGCCGCTGAAGGCGCATCCGTCGTCGTCAACTACGCCTCCAGCAAGTCTGGTGCGGACACGGTTGTTGCCGCGATCACCGCTGCAGGCGGTAAAGCAGTAGCCGTCGGTGGAGACGTCTCGAAATCTGTGGAGGCGCAGGGTATCATCGACGCGGCGATCAAGAACTACGGTCGTCTCGACATTCTCGTCAATAACTCCGGCGTATACGAGTTCTCCGCTATCGAAGATGTTACAGAAGAGCAGTTCCACAAAATCTTCAACATCAACGTGCTCGGCGTTCTTCTCACCACCCGGGCGGCCGTCAAGCATTTCGGTGAAGGAGCTAGCGTCATCAACATAGGGTCTGGCGTTAGCAGCCTCACCCCTCCCAACAGCGCAGTGTACACCGGCACCAAAGGTGCGCTCGATGCCATAACCGGCGTCCTCGCCAAGGAACTCGGCGCGAGGAAGATCCGCGTCAACTCCGTCAACCCGGGCATCGTTGATACCGAAGGTACGCAAACCGCAGGCTTTATAGGTTCCGACTTCGAGAAAGCTCTCGTCGCGCAAACTCCCCTGGGCCGCGCTGGCCGCGTAGACGATATCGCCTCTGTCGTTACCTTCTTTGCGTCCGACGACGCGAAGTGGATCACCGGCGAACGCGTCATCACTGGCGGCGGTCTCCGCTAA
- a CDS encoding ArsR/SmtB family transcription factor, with protein MLKKTILVFVRPLFHPSVQDVTVEAILHALSDPVRVAIYADIVGQDCTHNCVAFSNISETPIPKSTLSQHFKILREAGLIRGERHGVEMHNTSRCAEIDKRFPGLIGAIVAAHKIQLAYEARLTKATKRKSVQRIARSR; from the coding sequence TTGCTGAAGAAGACTATCCTGGTGTTCGTGAGACCGCTATTTCACCCCTCGGTTCAGGACGTTACGGTTGAAGCGATCCTTCATGCCTTGTCTGATCCAGTGCGTGTGGCGATCTATGCCGATATCGTAGGACAGGATTGCACGCACAACTGTGTTGCGTTTTCGAATATCAGCGAAACGCCGATACCGAAATCAACGCTTTCGCAACACTTCAAAATCCTTCGTGAAGCAGGTCTGATTCGGGGAGAACGTCACGGTGTAGAGATGCACAACACCTCTCGTTGTGCGGAGATCGATAAACGCTTTCCGGGCTTGATTGGGGCTATTGTTGCAGCGCACAAGATTCAGTTGGCATATGAAGCACGGCTTACTAAAGCGACTAAGCGAAAGTCTGTCCAGCGAATTGCGAGAAGCAGATAG
- a CDS encoding formylglycine-generating enzyme family protein produces the protein MGAQNPPDMDDVGMKATLDSRPVHRVYVDGFFMDKTDVTNAQFEAFVKATGYVTVAERKPRAEDFPGAPPENLVAGSVIFAPPDHPVPLNDYFQWWTYVPGANWRHPLGPKTSIIGKANYPAVHIAYEDALAYAKWAGKRLPTEAEWEFAARGGLAGKPYVWGNEFRPKGKWMANTHEGHFPDKDTGEDGYSGIAPVAKFPPNRYGLFDMAGNVWQWTSDWYRPDYYQKLEADGVARNPQGPDSAYDPSEPGHSKKAQRGGSFLCTDQYCSRYIVGTRGKGDVDTGTNHLGFRCVMSVQQWETAQKEPENHAPHRN, from the coding sequence ATGGGCGCACAGAATCCGCCGGACATGGACGATGTGGGGATGAAGGCCACACTTGATTCCCGTCCGGTCCATCGCGTCTACGTTGACGGATTCTTCATGGATAAGACCGATGTCACGAATGCTCAATTTGAAGCGTTCGTGAAAGCAACCGGCTACGTCACAGTCGCGGAGAGAAAGCCACGCGCGGAAGATTTTCCCGGTGCCCCGCCGGAGAACCTGGTGGCAGGATCAGTAATCTTTGCTCCGCCAGATCACCCCGTCCCCCTCAACGACTACTTTCAGTGGTGGACCTATGTACCCGGCGCAAATTGGCGTCATCCCCTCGGTCCGAAGACCAGCATCATCGGTAAAGCGAACTACCCCGCTGTCCACATCGCCTATGAGGATGCTCTTGCCTACGCGAAATGGGCAGGTAAGCGTCTTCCCACGGAAGCTGAATGGGAGTTCGCCGCTCGCGGCGGCCTTGCAGGTAAGCCTTATGTCTGGGGTAATGAGTTCCGTCCCAAAGGCAAATGGATGGCCAATACTCATGAGGGTCATTTTCCTGATAAAGACACAGGAGAGGATGGATACTCTGGAATCGCTCCTGTCGCGAAGTTTCCTCCAAATAGATACGGTCTCTTCGACATGGCAGGAAATGTATGGCAGTGGACCAGCGATTGGTATCGCCCCGACTACTATCAAAAGCTCGAAGCTGACGGCGTCGCGCGCAATCCGCAGGGACCCGACTCCGCCTACGATCCTTCGGAGCCTGGCCATTCAAAGAAGGCGCAGCGCGGAGGCTCCTTTCTCTGCACTGACCAATACTGTTCGCGCTACATCGTAGGCACACGCGGCAAAGGCGACGTCGATACGGGTACCAATCATTTAGGGTTTCGTTGCGTGATGTCGGTTCAACAGTGGGAGACGGCACAAAAAGAGCCGGAGAATCATGCGCCACACAGAAACTAA
- a CDS encoding DUF481 domain-containing protein, with protein MALFLLAPCVAMASSRTKTDTVYMRNGDKITGEIQSLAQGQLSVKPKYTSTAFVIDWSEVDHLESTQDFVIADPEGKLYTGALGKGAGDRTLSIDKGNTVTLPLDSVIQINELGETFLKRMRGDFDVGSSFAKSNGQKNLTVQGDLGYQSKEHLFSLDTSSQFSSQKETSDTNETTAKIAIFQQLRKSNWYGGGLTNFLSSTEQQIALRSTLGGGVANRLIFTNRTNLTAMAGLAFTVERDAEGAVSTARTKALDSAFAAQFSTFRFDSTTFNTTVWLYPSITSAGRVRMTLNQDIYHKFLGDFYVRVSFYDNYDNRPVVGAPSNNLGATSTVGWSFH; from the coding sequence ATGGCTTTGTTCCTTCTCGCGCCATGTGTCGCGATGGCGAGCAGCCGCACCAAGACGGACACCGTCTACATGCGCAACGGCGATAAAATTACAGGCGAAATCCAGTCTCTTGCGCAGGGGCAGCTGAGCGTCAAGCCCAAATATACAAGTACCGCTTTCGTCATCGACTGGTCTGAGGTGGATCATCTGGAAAGTACGCAGGACTTTGTTATTGCCGATCCTGAGGGGAAGTTATACACCGGGGCCCTTGGCAAGGGCGCAGGAGACCGCACTCTGTCGATCGACAAAGGCAACACAGTAACATTGCCACTTGATTCGGTAATCCAGATAAACGAGCTTGGAGAGACCTTTCTGAAACGCATGCGCGGGGACTTCGACGTGGGCTCGAGTTTCGCGAAATCGAACGGACAGAAGAACCTGACCGTTCAAGGAGATTTGGGCTACCAATCGAAAGAGCATCTGTTCTCCCTGGATACAAGCTCTCAGTTCTCGAGCCAGAAAGAAACCTCTGACACCAACGAGACTACGGCCAAGATTGCCATCTTCCAGCAACTGCGCAAATCGAATTGGTATGGCGGTGGGTTGACGAATTTTCTATCAAGTACGGAGCAACAGATCGCGCTTCGCTCCACTCTCGGAGGCGGAGTAGCGAATCGTCTCATATTCACGAACCGCACTAATCTGACAGCTATGGCTGGACTCGCCTTCACGGTTGAGCGGGACGCTGAAGGTGCCGTAAGCACCGCGCGGACCAAGGCTTTGGACTCTGCCTTCGCAGCGCAGTTCTCAACATTTCGATTCGATTCGACGACTTTTAATACTACTGTCTGGCTCTATCCGAGCATTACATCGGCTGGCCGTGTGCGGATGACCTTGAATCAGGACATCTACCACAAATTTTTAGGTGACTTTTATGTCCGTGTCAGCTTTTACGACAACTACGATAACCGTCCGGTTGTGGGTGCGCCGTCAAATAATCTTGGCGCGACCTCAACCGTAGGGTGGTCGTTTCATTAG